TCTAGAACACATAATCAGCCATTTACATCGCCATGACGAAGTATATACATTTGCTGTATATACATATCAATGATGGGTTAAATTTCTCAAAACCAAGTGAAATCTCAAAAATAGTGTCCTGACATATACATCCAAAATATGGATTTGGTTCAAAAAGTGAACCTATCCTTTaagcacatacagtatgtaatataCACAGTATTCGGTGAGGTTAGACCATCACCGACCTTGACCAGAGAGAATGTTGAAAGCTGTCTGAATGCAGTGAAGGCTTTCCCGATAGGTCAGATCCTACAAAGAAAAAAGGTCATTAGCCAATGATACATGATGATGTGAATAGTATTTTGATAGGATTGGTAGAATATGTATACTCACTCCTGATTGGATAAGATGTTGAAGAACGTTCAACAAGTCATCAAAGAACTCCAGGTTGATTAGATGGGCAAACCTTAGGAGAAAAATATTTTGTCTTAAAAGAAAGCCTCCATATTTCATAAACAAATATTTCCATTTGTCAGGAAGTGACTCATGTCCCTGGGAATAGGTAGTCTCTCTTACTTTGCTAGACCTTCTAAAACGGAGGGAAGCAGGATAGACTTCTGAGCTTTCTTCAGTATTCTGAAGTATATCAAGAACACTATGTTCAAGGTCTCTGTGTgctaggagagagagaacaattgTAATGATGGTTAGACCTTTTGTCGTGAGAAGCGCGAAAGTGTTTTCACAAAAACAAATTGAGTCATTTCAGGCCTGTTGTAACTTTGGGGAATAAACACTCACCAGTTTGAGCTTCTTGTCTTTGCTCTCTGATGCCTCAGCCTCTAGCAGCTCTTTCTCTAGTTTCTCTTCAGCCTTCTTCCACTGTAAGGATGACAGGACACATCCATTACTCTTCTCACAGACACACCAAAAAAAATGTACACTCACAGATTGTACACAGGCAGACTCAATATAAGCAAATAAGGCAAACTGCAGTCGGCTTGTGCAATACGTTAGGAAATAAAGAAGATTGTTCTTAATTTCACCTGCCACAATATTACGATGCTTATGGTAGTCGCCAGTCACGtggtattttttttttacaagcacACGACAATGAGTCACTCTATTGTGCAGCATGCGCCAGGTGATCTAATTACTGTATGGATttcacaactaaatgtttgccagctagatCTCTTATAACTATTACGTTAATCGCCTGAAAACAGTGCCCCTTGTGTTCAGTGCCGGTATTACCAACTATCCCGGTATGGCACAAGACAATCTGGATACCACCCAAGCCTAGTACAAATCCAAAGATATTGATCGTTTTAAGTCAGCAATTTTGTGCAATTGATGACCAATCTGGGCGAAAAACACTAACCAGGTGCTGTAGACTAGAATGCCCATAGGGTTGTGCAGCAGGCTGAACGTTTTTTTTaaagctttatttaaccaggcaagtcagttaagaacaaattattattttcaatgacggcctaggaacagtgggttaactgcctgttcaggggcagaacggcagatttgtaccttgtcagctcgagggtttgaactcgcaaccttccggttactagtccaacgctctaaccactaggctaccctgacgccCCATTTGACATCCCTACACACAGGTGTGTGGGCTACTGACCTTCCTTTGCATCCTGGACAGATTCTTCTTTTTGTCTTTATAGTTCATGAACTTCTTTTTGGGAGCTGTGTCATCTGTATCTTTCTTCACCTCCACCTCCTTTATCCTCAGGCAGAGGAGAACCTTGAGTAGCTGTGGGGGTGAAGAAGTGGGAACATTTTAGATGTATTTCTTTAAGAGCCatgtcatacattttttttttttttaatacttGAATAGTACCTCTGGTCTGACGTCATAGTTTCTGCTTTTAACCAGGCCGGAGATAACTTTGACTGTCCCAAGTGAGGCATGGCCCTGTTTGTCCTGCTTCAGTAGCTTCTTGACTGCTTCACAGCACATGTCAGACACCTGGACAGACAACAAAACGTCAACTCAGTTAACAGTCAGACGAGAGACAAACACGACCCTTCAAATATCTAGGATAAAACCGCGGCTTTCGATTGATAGCCAAATGAATCTTAATTAAGAGAAACCTGCCTCTACAGAGCCCACTCACATTGTAAAGTCTATAGCTACAAAGTCTAAAGCTAATATTGTAGTGAACACCACGTGACAAGATGTAGAACTACGGGCTTGATATGGGGCCTCCCAGACTCACCCTCTTGACAGGGTCGTTCATCAGGGGCACCACCGTGACGATGATGTTGTTGTGGAAGTTGAAGTGTGGCAGGGCCACcagcagctcacagatacagcGGATGGCCACCTCAGCCAGGCCCCTATAAGACTGCAGTGACACCGCCtcgctcctctttctcttcttctgctTCCAGTCTACGGGGCAGGGGGTGCACACAGCAAATAGTTACAACCAACAGCAGCCACTCATTAATGTCAACTAGTCACAACAAGTCATCAATGTAAACCAGTCATAACAAATAGACAAATTGGCTGACACCACGAAGATAATGTGCGCACGTTGATGTGGCCCGGAAGGTGTGCGTTGTGATTCTGAATGGTCAGATAGCTCGCAGCAATGTCAAGAAGCTGCCGTGTGGGGAATTGTAGGTGGCTCATTTCATCTCGTTATTGATATCCTGTCTtgttgaggtgttttgactgatatGGCTCAAATTCGCCAACTAGCTAACCAAGAACTGTAACAATGTATTCGAgtgacaagtgctcattgtgtaACTGTATATATAGTTCACATGACggtctaagccaaccctgtccGTTTTGCCACATGTTGCTAAACAGCCAACCCGTCTGTCTATATGAATTAGTCACAACGCATCAACATCAGCCAGTCCCAGCAAACATCAGCCAGTCAAAACAAGTCATCAATATCAACGAATAGAGATAGAAGTGGACTACCTTTGACCGTTTGCTCCAGGTTCTCCAGGTAGAACTTGTACTGGCTCACCAAGCCCTCCTCAAACTCCCTCAGTTGCTGGGTCTCTTTCTTCACCTTTGAGGCTTTCTCGGTCTCTGTCAGGGGTCTGATTCTGTAGGAGGGGACAATGTCCTTGAAGACCTCCATCAGAGAGACCATGACCAGCTTTCTGACCGTCACGGCCACATAGGGGTCAGTCTCCATCAGCATGGCTCGCAGCTCTTTCAGCTTCTTGATCTGAACAAAGATGGAAAGTTCAGACATTTGCTTTACACAGAAAACATCAATCAGAACAGTGAAACAAAACATTTCCTAAGTCTGCTTCTCTCTGCTATGTGATTATTGGTCTATGTgacataaaataataatattttgCCATGGGGACTAGGAAGCAAGAGTAGCCCGAGGAGTCTAATGCACAGTTCACACGCCAAACTTATGGCGAGTCGAACTGAATAGAAGTAAAGAGCAGGTTGGCACGGGCCGAGAGCTTTTCCTGACTTCCTTGTTGGTATCGGGTCAAATTCAGGCATAACAGCAACCTCTTCTGTGTTAAAGAAAGCACAACGTTTATTGTACTAAAAAGGCAAAGAAAGACTACTCGCACACCTGTGCAGCGCGGAAGTTAATGTTTGCAACCATCAATATGATCAGTTTAATGTGTATCGGTTAACGTAATCTGTCTTCAGATTTCATAACTCTTTTACTAAGGAAGCCCGAAGTCTCCTCATCCCTAAAATAAACCACGATAGATAAGTTAGCATAGTGATGGATATGTTAGCATAGCGATATTATGTGCAACGCAGGCGTTCCATTTTCTCCTGAGATTGCAAAACTATTTGTATGTTGATGTAGTGCCCATCGGTTTGAACGTGTTGAAGTTGTGTTTTTACTGTCAGTTGCTGGTTTCAAAAAGCACCAAAAACTCCACTAACCACGATCCTTTTAGTGTTTCTGCCGCACAGAAACAGACCCTGGGTCTTTTCTAACGTCTCCACCTGCGAATCCAAGGTCATCATTGTGCTTCCGTTGTGGGTGTGGTAGCGAAGCAACCTTTAATTGCATGCAATTAACATATATGCATCACCATTTCTCCCGACAGTGGAAAAACTGCTCTGGCGCGCAACATGAAACAGAGGCGTGCTTCACATGCACTGTACTGAACTGTCGTCAGAGGTCCGACAAGGTGCACCGCGTGGTTTCAGACGGCACTCTATTCCCGCTCTTCCAAAGAGAAAGTGATGTATTTTTTGGGGTTCGGTGCGGAGATGCAGGGTTGTTCGAACCAGGGCTTACGTTGGTGGTGGGGTCTGAGAGGATGTCTGATCCTAGACTAGCGATTCGTAGTTTTCTGTTGGTCAGCTTCTGTGTGCGGAGCTTCAGCTGCTCCTGAGGGGTCAGGGCCGGCCCGGGCACAGCCTCATCCTCTGAGGAAACATATCAGCAACATCAGAGAGAAGCACCTCATCTACTGATCAGGACTGGGATACCAATATTTGGTCTAACAATACATTCTACACAGAGAGGATGACCGACTCAAGTCAAAAAGGGGTTCATGGTGCTGGTACCGTTTTCAAATTGCTCCAAGCCAGTCGGGgcatctccttcctcctcctcagcctTTTTTTCTACAACTAAAAACAAGACAAAGCAATTCAACGCAATTGTATCAATAGAGCTGTAAAGTCTAAAACCTTTAAACAATATGACTAAGGTGGAAATGTAAACTTACAGGTGAAGATGTTCAGGGGTAACACATATTAATCATCCTACCAGGTTTCTCCATGCTCTGAGGGATGAGGCCTCTAATCTTGTCTTTGATTGGCAGGAGGTGAATGACCTCCTTTTCCTCTGTTAGCTGCATCTTTCTGGGCATCTTCTCATAACTCTCTGGCCCCTGCTGCTCCCCCTTGCGCTTTTTGGCATGCACTGGACCACTGCAGGTATTCAAGTAAGGTTAAGTGAGGAGAGAAGTTAGACATAGCTATACATTTCAACATGTGTATTATGATCTACTTGTGATGGGATGTACATGAGATTGACAGAAAGATGGTACataatagtgatggggggggatACAGTTACATATCAGATATCATTTGAGACGATATTTGCGCTAGATGGCTGTACTTGCACCAAAATGGCAGTAgttttccttcatagcttgttctccatcttattTTTAAGTAGGGCGCCAATTTGTTTTctgcacttttatttccatgactgataaaCTCGCTTTCTCACGaatctctcgtctctctgcagcagacatatggtgagcaatctCTTTGGAATATACTATcgtaataaaataacaatatcgaatcgcaatacatattgtATGGGCATCTAAGTATCgtgatattttttacattttttgacAGTATGAAGCTTGGTGGGAGAAAGGGGACTCACTCAAGTAGCAGAGCAAAACTATAAACACGGATGTTACACATGGTGGCCTGGCGGattacatttaacaaaccaaacattgaaaTACCATTACAGAAGGCAAGTACAACCCCAAACCGGTCCGTCAatcaataccccccccccccctttaagatttagatgcactattgtaaagtgactgttccactggatgccataaggtgaatgcaccaatttgtaagtcgctctggataagagcgtctgctaaatgacttaaatgtaaatgtaaataccgAAATATTAAGAAacggtataccgcccagccctacGTGTGTATACAGCCCAGCCCTACAAAAATACTGTATAATTACCTTGACGACAGGTCTCTGGTGAGGAAGGAGGCTTTCTGAGCCATTGCCTTGATCTGCTCCAGGTCATCTTCCTCCATCATGTCCATTGGCAGGGACTCCAcaaactcctcctcctcttcatcctctgtAACAGAAACCAGACAAGGACATGTAATTAACGCCACCAAACAGGACTCAAAAAAGCAATAGACGATAATAACTTTATATAGGTTACGTAATTATGTTGATGCCATAGTGTGTAACAGTGCACAAATTGGAAACCAAACtatactgattactgattacagtACATGCATCGTTCAGCTTGAGTGCTAGATGTCAGGGCCTAGATGTTAAGCTAtactactgtatgggtgggtcgTCATGCTGCACACACCTGGCCTCTTCTTGTAGCGCTCCAGGGGGAAGGGGGTCTTCAAGACAGCATCTTTGATAGCTGCCCGGAGCTTCTTCTGCTCCTTGCGGTGTTTCTTGTCGGTGCTCTCTTTCTTGAACTGCCGATTCTTTAGCTTGTTGTCAAGCTTCACATTGCTCGTCTTCAGTAGCCTGCGAAAGCTCGGCTTCCTCTTCTTACTCCTTGGCTGTTGGTGGGAAAAGGTCGTCAGTGCTTTGTATTCATAAGGACAACATGGGTGATGATTTGGGGTTGAATAGTTACT
This genomic window from Oncorhynchus gorbuscha isolate QuinsamMale2020 ecotype Even-year linkage group LG07, OgorEven_v1.0, whole genome shotgun sequence contains:
- the noc3l gene encoding nucleolar complex protein 3 homolog, with amino-acid sequence MAPPRSKKRKPSFRRLLKTSNVKLDNKLKNRQFKKESTDKKHRKEQKKLRAAIKDAVLKTPFPLERYKKRPEDEEEEEFVESLPMDMMEEDDLEQIKAMAQKASFLTRDLSSSGPVHAKKRKGEQQGPESYEKMPRKMQLTEEKEVIHLLPIKDKIRGLIPQSMEKPVVEKKAEEEEGDAPTGLEQFENEDEAVPGPALTPQEQLKLRTQKLTNRKLRIASLGSDILSDPTTNIKKLKELRAMLMETDPYVAVTVRKLVMVSLMEVFKDIVPSYRIRPLTETEKASKVKKETQQLREFEEGLVSQYKFYLENLEQTVKDWKQKKRKRSEAVSLQSYRGLAEVAIRCICELLVALPHFNFHNNIIVTVVPLMNDPVKRVSDMCCEAVKKLLKQDKQGHASLGTVKVISGLVKSRNYDVRPELLKVLLCLRIKEVEVKKDTDDTAPKKKFMNYKDKKKNLSRMQRKWKKAEEKLEKELLEAEASESKDKKLKLHTETLNIVFLIYFRILKKAQKSILLPSVLEGLAKFAHLINLEFFDDLLNVLQHLIQSGDLTYRESLHCIQTAFNILSGQGDVLNIDPLNFYSHLYKTLLKLNAGASNDDISIVLRCLDVMLTKRRKQVTLQRALAFVKRLSTLSLHTLPNATVGILASNRTLMHTFPKCDILLDNEAQGSGVFLPELDEPEYCNPQNTALWELHTLKRHYHPVVRRFATHLCAGAPSEGSGALIVQLARRHPVELFEDYRAKDMTFNPPVVAPSTKKKDYFTIGLALLDDKLKQQIDRVLSAEEEDPMSLDFSAVLPQTNST